CgaaatgacaatttttcactatttcgAACACCTTCTTATACGCGTCTTGAAGTTTGATTCTCTTCCCTGTTAATCTAATTTCAAGAAACCAGtgtttttttcataacgcgtTTTAGAGGGTTGACGTTTCGTGGCATATCATTTTGGTCTCGAGGGTTTCAGTCTCGCCAGACGACAGTTTACGCTTATCTCACAGGTCAAGAGGCTACGTAAAGtctcaaaatttgaacgtACCTCCCAAGTAGAGAGAGTGCTCTCGTGCCTGCCAACATCGATGACAACGGGCCCGGGAGGGTCGTCGTTTCCAAAATGAACGAGATCATTTCCGGTTGTCGGAGGTTCACTGTTACTGTTATTGTTGATAGTATTCTCCTCGCTCGAAGCCCCTGCGCCTTTGAAGGCCCGAACGTTTTGCAAAAAGTACAACGGGTTCGGCATTTCGGTAATTAAACGATATCTGGAACGGCAAATTAATTGCTCAGCGAGATCCTAATCGACTTTGGTTTTGAGTTTACACAGTAAAAAGTTTCGATGCAATATTGGTTGCTACGTGATGTACAGTTTTGTACTGGCTTTTACAGTTTGTTAATGTTATTTTTGGtagaatacaaatttttcaggCATAAAATCGAGGTGATTCAGGCGGAAGAACAGTATAACACTATATTGAATTGACGTTTTATCGAATTAAGATTTAAAGAAatgttgaatttgaatttgttacGTATCGAATAGGATGGACTATTGCATGAACAAAATTCGAATGATGGTGGatttagagaaaatttttttgtcacttaGCAATGCGGGTGAGGCTAATACGAAAGTTGTTCGgagctctttttttttactactttCCCAAGCTTCTCATTTCGCGATTTGCGTAATCCATTTTAACTCCACTTGAATGGATATACGTTCATGTATGGAATATTTCAGCTCAATTCGACCATGCCTCACTTGAAGTTTCACCGACTTTCTTGATTTGTTTCAGACAAACAGTTTCTTGGAGAACTGGAtcaaaaatgaagattttCACGTCCTTTTCAAATACGTTGTTTTACAAATACTTATTGAAATATCAAGTGACTTCGTATTTAAGTAATTCTCGGCTGAATAATTCTCGATAATTTCTACTGCGAATTTTTATAATCGCATAGTCTGGGATTCAGAGAGAAGAAATTATTCCCGAAAAATATATCAGAATAGAAAGTATAATCAATTGAGgtaaatttgtaataatttattattttgatcactgcttagaagaaaaaaacaaataaacagtATGTAAGCGttcaagtttaaaattttttttacccagtATGCAACTGGAAAAAGGTTCTCCGCCTGTACCTTATACTGAACTACAAGTCAAATGgaacagaaaaattagaatttgGGTAAAATTGATCCTATCAAAAAGTCACATCTCGTCTAAAATTCATGATTTGACCGGCTGCGTTGAGTTTTTGCTAAAATTTCGACAGCTCCTAATAAGAAAGACGTTATATCTTCTGTATATAGACATAAGAGATATGTTTTTTTGGATCGTGACGATGTGAGATACCTGTTTCTTATCATAGTAAGTCATCGATTCCAGAAACCAAGCGACGCGGCTAATTGATCGCGGGTCAACTTATGTGGAAGTCTTCCACGAGCAGTAAAAACAAATATACTGATATCAACGATACcgggaaaaacgaaaatttaccttgttgaaaattagtctgaaaattacaaatctaAACAGTCTGAATTCCGTTCAGATGAAAGCAACTGGacatatttcgaaaatgatcagGCAATTAATTCGCTACGATTGCCAACAGTATTTCTACCGACCAACGTCGAACATGtcgaataataaatatcgtCGAAGAGGGATGAGTTCTTTAACATGTCGCAGGAACGTATCGCGTGATGGATTTTGTAAAGTAGTGAATAAATAATGCGACTTTGTTTAACACGCGTCATCGGGAACCTAAGTAAACGTATACTTTCACTGAAATAATGATGGTTTAGATAAGTTTTCTGATGTACGTGATCCGGGTTCTCAGTGTCCCAAGGGGGTGCGAAATTCAAGCTGAGACAACCGCGTGCGTCGGAATACGCAGCGCGCATACTCCTCTGCACTCAGCCGTCATTTCCTGTCGGTGATGTCTAGCGGTCACAGGAATCAGATAACGGATTGAAATAGAAGCGTTGAGCCCCGACAGGTATACAATATAAAATTAGCAAACACAGATAGAAATCTGTTTACTTGGTCATATCGACAGGAACTCACAACGCGGTAAAACTCTTGCGATCCCCGGAGTTAACGATATTATTCTTATAGATATAATTTCTTCACCAAACGCAGAACTGCACCGCACTAAATTTTACAAAGGCACGATTTCAGCCTAAAGATCTGATACGAGTCACGGCACACGCGACTAAGAACGTGCAACGCCGATCAAACCATCCTCCAGAGATTGGCTTCCGTATTTCGGCCCTCGCAACTCGACTATGCCGACTGATGATTATACGGGCGAAACGTTATACAACGCGTGAATAAAATCGATGAAGGAATTTGGCAGAAGGTGTGATTCGCACGAACGATCCTCAGACAcccctgaaaatttttcgaatcactGATACCGCTCCGTCTCAAACGTCACGCGACGAAAGCTGCCCTCCTCGAACGTACGTGCGAACAGCCCGGCCACTCCCGTTCGCCGATTGACACAAGCGAAGTAGAGCGACGATTCGCGAATCCGCGTGTTATACCAACTCGTACGCGTACGGGACATGAATACGCACGCCTGATGCCGCGCCGCGAGTGAAAACCGCTCTGGGTATCGGGCCGTTAATTACGTCAGCGTTCGGAACGGCGGCTCGACGAGGCGGACGCAAtcgaattgcaaaaaatttctggCACCGAAACGCACCGCGAAGCACGAGCACAGCTGGGAAAAGGGTGCGGAAGGGCGAGGGGATAACCAACCTCAATCAAGACACATCCTTCGTGCTTTCAAGTCGCACCCACGTTGAGTTACTCACTCACTCGCTGACTCGAGATTGCTTCGAGCTACGGGGTTTCCGGCGCGGGGCTTCTTcgtcttgaaaaataaactccTCTGTTCGACGTGTAGCTACGTATTTTGCGACTAACTCACTTCTACGCGGGAGCAGCTATCGCATTTTCCACATCTGCCCTCCTCGCGTCGCGATTTCGTTTTCGAACAATCGCGTGCCTGTTTTTCTAACAAGGAGGAAAACTTTCCGGTCTCGTACTCACGATCAGCCCGCAACGGGTTCGGGGAGTGTCCTTTcctacatgtttttttttttttttacaattctcTTGCACTGCGGATGGAAATTCCGGAAGCAGCAGCGGTTGAATGGTATTTATTTAATGTTCTTCGGAATTGTTAACATCGACAGCGATGAAGTGGACCTTTTATCTTCCCtgatctatacatatacacatgatTTGTACAATATGAAAAACATAATCGAACGATATCAGTGGTTGAGATCGGTGTTCGGCTATCCACCTGGAGAAATATAGCTGCCTGCAATGTTGAATCGAAAGCGAGCCAGCAGTGAAGATAAGAGGAACGCGTTGGTAAAGCGACAGGATGAATAATGATCGTAGTTTTTTCGCGCATAGACGAATACTTACTGCtgttatattttacaaactgaCCACGAGGGGTTTGAAATGCGAAAACAATTAATAAACGGCGCAGTAAGAATTCTATGCCTACAACatcatgaaaaatgtttgaaataattattcgtcaACGACGACTCATCGCCGAGATGAAAGTTGTGAGACCTAATAGAAATCGATTTTCCGCAGCATTCTATTCGTACGCAGATGCCCAGAATTTTCCGTCAACTTATTCTAGCTTCGTTTCTACGTGTCCCTTTTTCGCGAAGAGTAAAACGTACCTTCCTAATGCACGAGAAGTGTCACTTTTACGTCGCAGAACTTTACGCCCCTCTTTTTGGCCTCCGCACGCGGCTGGTAATGTATTTGTCCAAGGCGCGGCGGTACTTGAGTAAACAGCATACGTGTTCAAtgctatttttcattttgcactCTAGAGTGCTACAAAAGAGAATAGGTAGTTAGCGAAAAAGCAGCGTTAGCCACGTGCAAAACCCCGCAGGATTCAAACAGCAGCGGAGCAAATTCTTTCAGGTAAATTGTTTCGGTTATATTGGCCAGGCTTTCATCGCGAGGTTACAAAGGGTTGCCGGGTAATATTACCTAGTTCAGAAAGAACGGGAGAAAAAGGCTGGGGCTTACTTTCAGGTCAACTTGCAAATCTAATTCTCGACCAAACCTGCCCTCGGCCGTGGCTCAAATTGCGGCTGGATTTAACACACCCACGCCTCGGAATCTTCTGCTTTTCGACGATATCAAGGCGGTGCTTATCCGATTAATGAACGTTGTATATTGCGCTACGGTCAGCACGGACACCCCCGAGATATATTAGAAAAGCTGCGAAATACACGCCTGCGTTTCCAGTTGGATTATCTGACTCTATTTTTTACTGTCCTTCATCACCTATCCCCTCCTTCTATTCCTATATTCCTTTTTCAACATGCGACACTACCTCGGGGTTTTTTGCCGTTCGTTGAAAGATAGCTATCGACACCGCAAGGGGTATGtggtacatttttattttattcatttatttctagGCCTTGCGGTATTTATGCACGCGTACTTTAGACTAATTAATGAACCCTGATACATGGAAATGTACAGCTGTAACGTACAGTAAACGTGAAAACTAGGCGTGGTTTGGAATTGCGTAAATGCACCCGTGAAACTGAAATATTATATGATTTCCGCACGATTATATAACCATTGTAAAGCAAGATAgtgtaaaaaaagaatctgTATTATTTTCAAGTCCTCCTCTGCGCTGAATGAATTATCATAAAATAGGTACtctttgtaaacaaaaaattattctgagCTCACGAGTTGTCATCCCTCACGGACTTTGCAGAGATGTATCGTACGTACAAGCGTGACGTTAAATAAGTCTCTAAAACTTATCAAACTCAAACCGTATAAAGAGGTTTCCTCTGTTTGCTTACACGTGTGAAGTTATATACGCGGTCTGATCCGCCAGCGATAATTGACCACGATTATGTGAGCCAATAACGAATCACAAAGACATCGGATTATCGGTTATAGTTGCTCAACCAGTTCTTTGTTTCCGAGCGGCTTACCTTTCGGCGATTACGCatgacaaaattgaatttacgcACTCCTTTTTCCACTCGGAGCCGCAAGTCTCTATTCAAAAGAGACACGCATGCGCTCTTTATTTCCGAGTTATAACACAACTAGTGCGAGCGTGAAACGTGTCGGGCTTCACGTGTGCTCCCCGCACACTGGATCAGGAGCCGATGATGTGAAAGAAGCTTCATCACCGCACATGTCACCCACACGTTGTATGCTACTCGACTTTTTCCCTCCACATTCGATCTTTCAATATTACGTTATACTCAACGTGGATAAATGAACTTTTACCAGACTTTTCAACGCGGTGTTCACACGTCAATTCATTGGGCCTGCCACGGGTACATTTTGCcgttaaataattaattttttgtcgtgatattgaattttttttttttttgtatcactgtttttcgtcaaaattgTCGACTCaaataccgaaaaaaaaaaaaaaactatcgaaATACATTCTGCAGAGACTGCAGAATATATCACATACTTTTCTCTCATCCAAATCGGTTGCTTAATCAGGGACAAAATTTATTAACTATTGAACACCGAAGTGTATAATTTCAGAGTTGAACGCGTAAATACATACCCTTTTTATCAGCACGTGAAATCGTCTTTCTAAATTTTCTGCAGACGAATTTTCTACAGCCacagaaaaaagaatcgtAAATGCTCCTTGACCTCGGTattaggtatacgtatataaatctTATCTTTACCACTCCGTCAACCACACACTCGTGTGTTATTGAAATGAGGTTTGTTGATCGGACATTCTTGCAGGATACCGCCGACAGGGTTATTTGCACAGTATGAAGTAAGCCTCTTGAGTTGCGTTGATGGGCGTTGCGCACGGTAAACTGACCCTCAGGGCGCCTGGCAACTTCTTCTGCGATCCTTGCCTCCTTCCAATCGAAGGAGACGCAGTGATCTGGCCAACCGACGGAAGCTAGGCTCTGTTCTTTCTCTTTTGGGGTTTTCATTTGAATGCGAGAGGACAGAAGATAATACaagttggtgaaaaaattgcagcAAATGGTTACcttgattgattaattttctGAACTAAAATTTAAGAGACATATTACTTACTGTAATTGTACGTTTCACCGTGATAAGTAAAATTTCCTTGATTTGTTCTTCGATAAAGATGGTCGACATAAAAATCCGTGCAATATTGCGAGTAATAAGCTGCTTATTcagtttttataaatatagaatttttttaaatgatgcgttattttcattcttcgaaaattcattacaaaaatgatggaaaaaatcaaCGTCACTAATGCGTACTGAAGGCCAGGCAACATGTCGATTGATTCGACTCTCAGGCTCCCAGAATCCGTTTGACAAAATATCCAGGAAACGCGTAAATTCCACAGCCAATGAGTACTGTCAGCAACATCATGCAGAGGGCAAAAATAATCTTCCACTTGTAGTATCGGCATACTATGAAACGGCACGCTTTCCAGGGATTGCGAAACCAGGAGAACGAAGTATCGGGTCGGCTGTcggatagagaaaaaaattaaccatgTAATTAATGAAGTACTGCGTTAAAACGCCGCAGTTTTTGTTTGCACTGGTATATAAGTCATAACGTCCTAGCTCATCTTCTTCACTTATGATTTGCGCACAATTATTCCTAACTTCTTGACGAATTCTGACAAAGGGCTCCCTCTCTCCATTAGTACAAACGGGAACAAAGCTAACTCCAACAAAAGTTTGCCAATTGATTATATCTACACAAAGGGAAGCCAATAAACAGACGTCGGTAGAATGGGTGAAACTCAAAGTAGAGTCAAGAGATGAGTGAGATGAGTTGGGGTCGAAGCTGAGGTCGTTGGTTAGTGGTATCTTGTCGCAAGGACGATGAACTGATCAATACCGTGTTGGACAAACTCGGGGGTAACACGTATTTACCAGTAATTACAGGTATTTACGGTTGAAACTCGGTgcgtaagaatttcttcttcttaaaaattataaaaatgtattatgCATTGATAACATGTTTACCAATTAGTTTTTTAgagaaagttatttttctgtGTATCTAAAACTTCCTAACTTGAAAGTTCTATTGGCTTTCTGAgtcgtgtataaaaatttgatcgaatattCCATATTTATAGACTATTATACAAGTTCTATATCCGTTGCGGAATCAAGGATCACAGGAATTCTATTGCTGAATAATCACGACTTAGCAATTTCCGCTGTATTCGATATCACGGTATTCCATTTCTTGCGGTTTTCCAATTTGGTTGTAGTTCGCGTGGCTTCTTCGATATTCACTCAGAGGTTTTAATCAACATCGTTGTTTTTCAATCCAATTCTAGAGATATGATTACGAAGAAATCCTCATCACCCTCTTTGGCGAGAacatttcttttatatttattcagaAGAAGTCAAAAAGATTCCGGCGATTTCATCTGAATTGAGTGAACGCATACATCTATATCAcactttatatattatacatgcggAAAGTTTTGAAGGTGGCGTTGAAATATTCGGTCCAAACGAACAGTTCATAATAAATTAGCCTTTGGACCGTTTCAAATTCTtagtacttttttttcttaaggCTAATTTATTACCGAGTTACGAATGGTTTTACGGTCAACTGTACACGCGTGGCGTTGGCTTTCTTAACGCTTCTTGGGTTATCCAATCAGAATAATGAGAAATTCGAGTGAGTTGgaatgaaatcaattctttacTCGCACCAGACCATCTTGCGATTGCGTGATACCAAGTACGGTTAAAGAATGTTTCTACATTAACGAAAGACTCACTTTGGCGGTGCCATTGGCTCTGGAGGATGTCTGCCGAGTCCAACGGGATTCTCGTCAGCTTCTTCGATTGGGACTAAAATCAGCTCCATTTCGACCTTTCCCTAGAATCGGAGAGAACAAAGCGCGTCATATTTGTTAGAAGGTATATACGTAAGAAGTAATATACGTTGGGAAAATTTCCGTCTGATTTATAAAATATCCGGTGACAATGGATTCGagtgtaattgatttacacgccatttttggaaaatcgaacgtgatttaatttattttttcttcatttaatgGTAAGACTGCGTTACTTTCTCCAGAATTGATTAATTCGTAAATTGAAGCACACGATTACGTTCGAGCAGATAAGAAAATTGCACTACCTGTGTTTGCTTAAAGGAAGAATCAGAACTCGTAGCTTCAGGCTATTCTAGCCTTTGCTAATCACGCGCGTAATTTGTCTTGTCTTTTCCACGTCGAATACTATCCAATAGCTATCTTTTTAATTCCCTTACCGCTTGTacgtgtttttcattttccaatcGAACGAATGGCCACCACGCTTTAATTCGCATTGCTTTGAAGAGGTTTATCGTTGGTGCATCAGGTTCCATCAGCTTTAACGTACAGTTCTTCGAGTTCGTACTTCCCTTCGGTATCTTGGGCAGATCAATGGTCAACGAGCCTGGAATTCAAAtccttgataaaaaaaaacgcacatCAAACCTGTGATGGAATCGAAAAAACGATATACCGAGGAAATCATCCGGTGAAAAGTGGTCATTGTCCCAGACTTGGAGGTTCAGTCTGCAGGGAAATCTCTGCGCTGTTGCGTCCTTCGCGAATACCGAGAGCTTCTTTGTGACGAGCATCATCTGTTCCGCCTTTAGATATGTCAGCCGGAAAACGAACCTCCAATTGAAGTTCCCTTCTCCGGTCAGCGAGTTGTAATGGACGTCGGTTTTCTGATGATCGTCGTAGGTCAGCCACCTGGTAAACAAAAAAGAGTCGCCTCGTCACCGGCCTTAATACCTTTCGAACCGATCTCACCAAAATACGAACGATAATGAAAAGCACCCCTTGACGTAGATATCTGAGCATTTTTCACCAGTAAGAAACTGATTGTCGACCAGCGGAATGTCCTCGGTATTCCACACGATGACACGGAGTTCGTAATCCTCTGGTGGTTTCGGTTTAATGTCAATAGCTGGCCTCGGAGGGAGGTCACTTACGCCGAACATGTCGATCCAGAGCTCCAGTTTACCCTGCGGATAAGTGCGGACGTACCACCGCTTTGATAAAGTCACCATGTAATTTTGCAATTAGTGATACTCTCGAACCTGCTCCAGACCCGGCATCGAACTGTTGAACAGGGGACGTTGCTCCACGTGCTCGGGAACCAGGGTCGTACCGCATATTGGAAACTCGTGCCAGTGGTGAAGTACGTTCAAGGCCATACACTCCTTCGAATCTGCATACGAATATGAAAAGTTTTATATTTCGCGAAACTTTTGTGTTCGATGTTGGAATTCGACTTCTCAAAGCCTCTTATATAAGTATACGAATAGCTTGCCTAGGTTTGCGTTCCCCTCGATTTTGCAGGTGAACGGAAATCTTTGGCTTCCGATTTTCACTTCTGTTTCAAGAAACTCGGGATAGGGGAGGTTGTTCTTTGTGCAGAGGTAGTTGAGAATGTCAATCGGGCTTTCCCGATCCCGCCACGCGTTGTATCCATCCACAGTATAGATCCGAGATATTCCGCAGTGTGGTCGGTGCCTGCTATAGTATCGATTTTCGATGTCGATCTTTGTCTCACCGATCAAGTCATCGGAGGAAGTCGCGTCGTAGTCCCAGACTTGGATAGTCAACAGATAGTCCTTTGGAAACATCGCGTCAATTTCGAAAACTCTGCGTTCGAAAGCCACGGTGCAATATTAAGGATTTTTGTCGGGCGCTAGAGTTTCGCTTTTGGTGTGAAAGACCATTTATCGAAGGTTCATACTTTCCAAATATTGGATTTAGCTCATTGGCAATGTACATCTTTTTCTCATCGAATATTGTCTTTCCCAGTTGTACGCGAAGGTAAGGGTCAGATTTTCCGGTCAAAGGATCTCTGGGATGAAGATTGATACCTTGAATAAATTGAGAGACTAAAAATAGTGCTATTCTCGTTTCGCCTTGGGTATAAAAAAGCTGAGTAACTTTATCACTTTGCATTTTACGATCACTGCCACACGAGATcataaagatattttttttttttgctactatCCTTCGCTATGCAGCCAGCATACCTACCTCGTATTACGTATATTCTAACCAGGACTTTCAAAGGCTCCGGTGAGGGATAATCATCGCAAATCCCTAACGCTGCATCGTTTCCGATGCGCGTTCTGCACGCAGTTCCCGAGGGATGAGGCCAGCGGTAAATCGCAATATGCCCCTATCGATAAGAAACTAAGTTTCCTCTCTTTTTAATATTAGATGAGATGTTGACAAAGGACTTTGCTAAGGCGGTGACATGGTTCACTTACACGTACATGTTATATTCACCTTGAAAATCCCAACTTTATTTTTGTCATCTTCGACAACGTTGCCAGTAACCTTCCCCTTCAACAATTGGAACGCAGTGAATCTGTCCTCGAAGCTCTCAAATTCCGGAACCATTTCCAGCTCTGTAGTATAAATCTATTTGACTGGTTAAATTCCACCGCCAATATTTCTTGATCATACTTCGTCATACCTTGAACGTGGCTATTGGCTTTTTGTCGTAGAGGTACTTGGCCGTTTGTCCCATTTCGGTATTTCTTTCCTCCTAAATTTCGAGCACGTATTATTCAACGTTCGATCGCGTAATGGTAATTCAGTGTAAATTATACCTGTACGGATGCGTAGTACTTGCTCCACCAGTCATAGGACTCATCCTCGTCTGTACCGTAAACGATATCATCCTTTGAATGCTTTTTTCGTTTCCacttaaaaatgtttttcattccTCCCACAAAGGCTGCAAAGCGAGATGTTCCCTGCTTGCTCGTCATCTGCTTGTAACTGATCAATCTTTCAGTCTCAGGTGGGTCAGGATCGAAGTCATTCGAAAGCGGCACTGTGTAGACATAAGAAAAACGAAGGATGTCATCAACTGCATCTTTTCGAAACATGTGTGTCGATTCTATTCTTTGCGTGTCAGTTCATtcttacatatatttttttctacagcaCTATTCGTACGATGTGACTCGTCAttgtcgataattttttcgaaatactcATCTTCAGAGACGAGTTGTCCGATGAACCCGTAGATGGTTGGGATTATAGTGACTCCTAGGTACGTTAAGCATCCAAAACTGCGTAAATCGTATGCTTTGATGGTCAGAGAAGGATAGTAGATGTCCTGCTCTGGGAGATCCTATGAAATTCATCGAGAAAAAAGTCTCAATTGGAAAGTTACCCACCTCAGCACTTAaggaatttgtttctcacaaTGTCAATCATCATGTGTGATTCTTCGAAATTACTGAAACTTTTACAGTTCTTCATGATCTCGGATTTGACGAGATGTCCGTTGCACTCCACCGATATTATCGGATTGTTTGCTGTTATGTAGTGGACCTTCTTCAGGGCTCTGACTCCCCAAAAAATTACCTCCAAACGGTGGCTGGACATGACCGGCCTGATATCGTCCGGTAAATTGTAGATCCTGCTATCAGTAGACTCGTTTATCGGTACATCTGCAATATCATCTTCACCTGTCTACATATATTTACTAAGTCACTGTTCCGTCAAGGAGGTGACGTCACGGTCACGAAATGGGTTTTCCTTCTCAAGAATGCAGATTTACGTTTTGTCTTTCACCTCTATAAGTTCAAAAGCTGCCAAAGCAGCTCCGTTCTCTCCTTTTTGGTTGTGAAATAAGAACCACTTGAGCTGAGGTGGAAATTCGGGTGGCGAATATGTTTCCGTGTTCAATTTTACGACGGGAGTAGCGATGCATCTGCCATTAAATTCAAGACTTCCCTGTGCAGATTACAGCAAGAAATTCGACAAATGATGACTCCATTCAACGAACGTAAAGCTAACATTTCATGGTCTACCAAAGACTCACGCATAAGTCCTCGTCAAACGCTTCCATTATCACTTTAGGTGGGTACATTTTGATATGTTCCCGGACTCCATAAACGATGATTGGTTTGAATATCAGCGTTTGATCCCAGAGTGGAGCCAGAGTTTCACGTAtcacctgaaaaaaaattcccggGTAAAGACCGTTGTGCCAAGAATTTAAGTTACTCACTCTCGTTGCCAACGTGTGTCCGTTAAATATGACTCGGATCAAAGGATCTGAGAGGCCCGAGGAATCCATCCCAGGGTCGAATCTTCCTTGAAATATATGAGCACGGAGTTGGAATGTCTAGAAAGTTCGAGCACTCAGTGTCAGAGGAAAGACCCCAGATTTTTATACTCTGAAGACAGCTTGTTACGGATAAATGATAATTCTCACTGCAGATTTGGTGAATTCCAACGTGGAAGGAAAGGCGTCCAACTCGGCGTCGTGGTCAACTTCATAACCCGGTGGAATCATACTCCAGCAGGCATTGACGTGTTTCGTAGTTCCGAGCCATATGAATATTTCAGCACTACAGGCACTCCGGTCCATGGCTCGGGTGTCGTCGAGGGGGTCCTTGAAGAAAAGACTGATGCGTTCCCCGGAGTACTTTCCGCGAAATTCTTCATTCTCTTGATACGTTAAAAGAAACGCAGGTAATTTCGTGTAAGCGACTCTCTTGGACCCGGTGATCATCCAGATATACACGTCAGGAAGAGCGTCTTGAGGCTGAAAATACAAATGGCACTCTATGCTCTCCTCGAATTCTCGCAAGAGAAATGTTGGATCTTTACCGACTTACATCTTCCATAATATCTTCC
The sequence above is drawn from the Neodiprion pinetum isolate iyNeoPine1 chromosome 2, iyNeoPine1.2, whole genome shotgun sequence genome and encodes:
- the LOC124212298 gene encoding otoferlin-like translates to MVPEFESFEDRFTAFQLLKGKVTGNVVEDDKNKVGIFKGHIAIYRWPHPSGTACRTRIGNDAALGICDDYPSPEPLKVLVRIYVIRGINLHPRDPLTGKSDPYLRVQLGKTIFDEKKMYIANELNPIFGKVFEIDAMFPKDYLLTIQVWDYDATSSDDLIGETKIDIENRYYSRHRPHCGISRIYTVDGYNAWRDRESPIDILNYLCTKNNLPYPEFLETEVKIGSQRFPFTCKIEGNANLDSKECMALNVLHHWHEFPICGTTLVPEHVEQRPLFNSSMPGLEQGKLELWIDMFGVSDLPPRPAIDIKPKPPEDYELRVIVWNTEDIPLVDNQFLTGEKCSDIYVKGWLTYDDHQKTDVHYNSLTGEGNFNWRFVFRLTYLKAEQMMLVTKKLSVFAKDATAQRFPCRLNLQVWDNDHFSPDDFLGSLTIDLPKIPKGSTNSKNCTLKLMEPDAPTINLFKAMRIKAWWPFVRLENEKHVQAGKVEMELILVPIEEADENPVGLGRHPPEPMAPPNRPDTSFSWFRNPWKACRFIVCRYYKWKIIFALCMMLLTVLIGCGIYAFPGYFVKRILGA
- the LOC124212300 gene encoding otoferlin-like; the encoded protein is MFPPLCHRVRIAIKDKGCSGCRKSVVAYHILNLKKISSFGEYAFLPTFGPTFVHFYGSGSTRECNCIGKCVATLPAHRGRVLLALKTEIDDPEAPSTPFVEVEPCIPVIERSFWETEEYLLVGIVFDVSMIDRGKYSGKKISFEISLGNAGNKMLSYSQCVESSGDGLLERVTAEKSPDFESTTVPTTTATMDRKYDYLPYAEKKPCMYVKSWWPNLEWRIFNRNGLASIARFLRKKLGSMEKLMIVQQSITYKYYNDMINELCHRCKRYLKMLDGCKLDEIGGTTKLDKHRFNVCHMAVEDILQAIKINGTLPNNNYVRIAMIHAHKYLRSLEDIMEDPQDALPDVYIWMITGSKRVAYTKLPAFLLTYQENEEFRGKYSGERISLFFKDPLDDTRAMDRSACSAEIFIWLGTTKHVNACWSMIPPGYEVDHDAELDAFPSTLEFTKSATFQLRAHIFQGRFDPGMDSSGLSDPLIRVIFNGHTLATRVIRETLAPLWDQTLIFKPIIVYGVREHIKMYPPKVIMEAFDEDLCGSLEFNGRCIATPVVKLNTETYSPPEFPPQLKWFLFHNQKGENGAALAAFELIETGEDDIADVPINESTDSRIYNLPDDIRPVMSSHRLEVIFWGVRALKKVHYITANNPIISVECNGHLVKSEIMKNCKSFSNFEESHMMIDIDLPEQDIYYPSLTIKAYDLRSFGCLTYLGVTIIPTIYGFIGQLVSEDEYFEKIIDNDESHLPLSNDFDPDPPETERLISYKQMTSKQGTSRFAAFVGGMKNIFKWKRKKHSKDDIVYGTDEDESYDWWSKYYASVQEERNTEMGQTAKYLYDKKPIATFKV